Proteins encoded within one genomic window of Ottowia sp. SB7-C50:
- a CDS encoding tripartite tricarboxylate transporter substrate-binding protein has translation MTKLFKLTVAAGAALLAVGVQAQTFPAAGKTITLIVPFAAGGPTDKVARDLAEALRKPLGGATIVVDNAAGAGSTIGTAKAGRAAPDGYTLLVTHVGMATTPTLYRNPGYKYDEFEYLGLINEVPMVVVAKPAMAANNWNELNTWIGQNKGKLNLANAGLGSASHLCGLMLQNALKTDMTTVPYKGTAPAMTDLIGGQVDIMCDQTTNTTSQVEGKKIKAYAVTTAKRITTPAVYKDLPTLDEAGMKGFNVSIWHGLYAPKGTPAAVVKTLNDALKVALKDPDFIKKEEGLGAVVVHDARNNPAEHKKFVAAEVAKWGAVIKAAGQYAD, from the coding sequence ATGACCAAGCTGTTCAAGTTGACCGTTGCCGCCGGTGCCGCACTGCTGGCCGTGGGCGTGCAGGCCCAGACTTTCCCCGCCGCCGGCAAGACGATCACGCTGATCGTGCCCTTCGCCGCTGGCGGCCCCACCGACAAGGTGGCGCGCGACCTGGCCGAAGCGCTGCGCAAGCCGCTGGGCGGCGCCACCATCGTGGTGGACAACGCGGCTGGCGCGGGCAGCACCATTGGCACCGCCAAGGCCGGCCGCGCAGCGCCAGACGGCTACACACTGCTGGTCACGCACGTGGGCATGGCCACCACGCCCACGCTGTACCGCAACCCGGGCTACAAGTACGACGAATTCGAATACCTCGGCCTGATCAATGAGGTGCCGATGGTGGTCGTGGCCAAGCCCGCCATGGCGGCCAACAACTGGAACGAGCTGAACACCTGGATCGGCCAGAACAAGGGCAAGCTGAACCTGGCCAACGCGGGCCTGGGCAGCGCATCCCACCTGTGCGGGCTGATGCTGCAGAACGCGCTCAAGACCGACATGACCACCGTTCCCTACAAGGGTACGGCACCCGCCATGACCGACCTGATCGGCGGCCAGGTCGACATCATGTGCGACCAGACCACCAACACCACCAGCCAGGTCGAAGGCAAGAAGATCAAGGCCTACGCCGTGACCACGGCCAAGCGCATCACCACCCCGGCGGTCTACAAGGACCTGCCGACGCTGGACGAGGCGGGCATGAAGGGCTTCAACGTGTCGATCTGGCACGGCCTGTACGCACCCAAGGGCACGCCGGCCGCCGTCGTCAAGACGCTGAACGACGCGCTGAAGGTGGCCTTGAAAGACCCCGACTTCATCAAGAAGGAAGAAGGCCTGGGCGCCGTGGTGGTGCACGACGCGCGCAACAACCCGGCCGAGCACAAGAAGTTCGTGGCGGCCGAAGTCGCCAAATGGGGCGCCGTTATCAAGGCCGCCGGCCAGTACGCCGACTGA
- a CDS encoding tripartite tricarboxylate transporter substrate binding protein — MACVSTGAWAQSGWPNKPVKIVVPFAAGGTTDILARAMAPELSKAFGQQFIVDNRAGAGGNVGAEIVARAPADGYTLLMGTVGTHGINRALYPKLPYDPIKDFAPVTLVAGVPNVMEMNADKARQLGINNVQDFIKYAKANPGKLNMASSGNGTSIHLAGEMFKHMTGIFMTHVPYRGSGPALMDLVGGNMDVMFDNLPSSMQQIKGGKLKPLAVTSARRSSALPDVPTVEEAGGPALKGFEASSWFGLLAPAGTPADVVSRIQQESAKALASPAVREKLEAQGAIPGGNTPAEFAKMIADEHAKWAKVVKASGAKVD; from the coding sequence ATGGCTTGCGTCAGCACGGGGGCCTGGGCCCAGTCGGGCTGGCCGAACAAGCCGGTGAAGATCGTTGTGCCCTTTGCCGCCGGCGGCACCACCGATATCCTGGCGCGCGCAATGGCGCCCGAGCTGAGCAAGGCGTTCGGGCAGCAGTTCATCGTCGACAACCGCGCCGGTGCGGGCGGCAACGTCGGTGCCGAGATCGTCGCGCGAGCGCCGGCCGACGGCTACACCCTGCTCATGGGCACCGTGGGCACGCATGGCATCAACCGCGCGCTCTACCCCAAGCTGCCGTACGACCCGATCAAGGACTTCGCGCCGGTGACGCTGGTGGCGGGCGTGCCCAACGTGATGGAGATGAACGCCGACAAGGCCAGGCAACTCGGCATCAACAACGTCCAGGACTTCATCAAGTACGCCAAGGCCAACCCTGGCAAGCTGAACATGGCGTCCAGCGGCAACGGCACCTCGATCCATCTGGCGGGCGAGATGTTCAAGCACATGACGGGCATCTTCATGACCCACGTGCCCTACCGCGGCTCCGGCCCGGCGCTGATGGACCTGGTGGGCGGCAACATGGACGTGATGTTCGACAACCTGCCGTCGTCCATGCAGCAGATCAAGGGCGGCAAACTCAAGCCGCTGGCGGTGACCAGCGCCAGGCGCTCCAGCGCACTGCCTGACGTGCCGACCGTGGAAGAAGCCGGCGGCCCTGCGCTGAAAGGCTTTGAGGCCAGCAGCTGGTTTGGCCTGCTGGCACCGGCTGGCACGCCGGCGGACGTCGTGTCGCGCATTCAGCAGGAAAGCGCCAAGGCGCTGGCGTCACCTGCCGTGCGCGAAAAACTCGAGGCCCAGGGAGCGATTCCCGGCGGCAACACACCGGCCGAGTTTGCCAAGATGATCGCCGACGAACACGCCAAGTGGGCCAAGGTCGTCAAGGCCTCGGGCGCCAAGGTCGACTGA
- a CDS encoding DUF1840 domain-containing protein has translation MLYKFKSSVCAEVIMLQPNAEELLKIIGKAPGATGIITKDQIPGAIEAINKEIAAREAQAQGQGAFDDEKLDEDAVAKGDGVSLRRRAGPFLDLLKQTVAAGKDVVWGV, from the coding sequence ATGCTCTACAAGTTCAAGTCGTCCGTGTGTGCCGAAGTCATCATGTTGCAGCCCAACGCGGAAGAGTTGCTGAAGATCATCGGCAAGGCGCCGGGCGCCACCGGCATCATCACCAAGGACCAGATTCCGGGCGCCATCGAGGCGATCAACAAGGAAATCGCCGCCCGCGAGGCTCAGGCGCAAGGACAAGGCGCGTTCGACGACGAAAAGCTGGACGAAGATGCCGTGGCCAAGGGCGATGGCGTGTCGCTGCGCCGCCGTGCCGGGCCGTTTCTTGACCTGCTGAAGCAAACCGTGGCCGCGGGCAAGGACGTCGTCTGGGGCGTGTGA
- a CDS encoding MarR family transcriptional regulator, translating to MDDYLPALLAQASQLISGEFHRIVLAHGFTVTEWRVLASLAGGRALSTGELARVSVTKQPTVTRIIHRLVERGEVVRIDDANDRRVTLVRITDQGSRLVAQLIALAREHEAKVLQPFGSEQSAALKLALQRIIALHPPDGMPAADS from the coding sequence GTGGACGATTACCTTCCCGCCCTTCTGGCGCAGGCGAGCCAGCTGATTTCGGGTGAATTCCATCGCATCGTGCTGGCGCATGGCTTCACCGTCACGGAGTGGCGCGTCCTGGCATCGCTGGCAGGCGGCCGCGCGCTGTCGACAGGCGAACTGGCCCGCGTCTCCGTCACCAAGCAGCCCACTGTCACGCGCATCATTCATCGCCTGGTGGAGCGCGGCGAAGTCGTGCGCATCGACGACGCGAACGACCGCCGCGTCACGCTGGTACGCATCACCGACCAAGGCTCGAGGCTGGTCGCCCAGTTGATCGCCCTGGCGCGAGAGCACGAGGCCAAAGTGCTACAGCCATTCGGATCAGAGCAGTCCGCCGCATTGAAACTGGCCCTGCAACGGATCATCGCGCTGCATCCGCCCGATGGCATGCCTGCAGCCGATTCCTGA
- a CDS encoding indolepyruvate ferredoxin oxidoreductase subunit alpha encodes MAERSFVEEVKKLRLGEGEVFRGEGILAVTKALLESGVAYVCGYQGAPISHLMDVLADAQDILTEHGIRFENSASEATAAATLAASVNYPLRGAATFKSTVGTNVASDALANLASGGVTGGALIIVGEDYGEGSSIMQERSHAFAMKSQIWLLDPRPNLPSIVKAVKDGFALSEASHTPVMLQLRIRACHVHGQFVASDNQRSPFTLQEALDQPRRDVSRIVLPPASFQHEQEKIADRWPAAVRFIAEHQLNEFFSEHADDIGIIVQGGSYNTLLRVLERLGLADIYGESQVPLYVMNVAYPVVDEEVVRFCEGKRAVLMVEEGQPNFIEQNVAAILRQQGSTTALHGKDVLPKAGEYTAAQVMRGVRAFLARVGRSAPVDYRLPERQIPVQAASALPAAPVHARPPGFCTGCPERPIFTAMKLVERELGEHHVSADIGCHLFSILPPFNLGNTTMGYGLGAAGAAALTVPAGKRAISVMGDGGFWHNGLTSGIANAVFNRSDNLTIVVDNSYTSATGGQDILSSAAANPTRSTGHAIEAAVRGVGVTWVRTLRRTYDLGGMVKALREALTTPQTGPKVLIAQSECMLNKQRREKPLKAKAAAAGERVVRERFGVDADVCTGDHSCIRLSGCPSLSIKPNPDPLRTDPVATVLDSCVGCGLCGEVAHAAVLCPSFYQTRIISNPSRWERWRARLSAAVIARLQRRAERRRARLAWPEVAP; translated from the coding sequence ATGGCTGAGCGGTCTTTCGTTGAAGAGGTCAAGAAGCTGCGCCTGGGCGAAGGCGAAGTCTTCCGGGGCGAAGGCATCCTGGCCGTGACCAAGGCCTTGCTGGAATCCGGCGTGGCCTACGTCTGCGGCTACCAGGGCGCGCCCATTTCGCACCTGATGGACGTGCTGGCCGACGCGCAGGACATCCTGACCGAACATGGCATCCGCTTCGAGAACAGCGCCAGCGAAGCCACCGCCGCCGCCACGCTGGCCGCCTCGGTCAACTACCCGCTGCGCGGCGCGGCCACCTTCAAGAGCACCGTGGGTACTAACGTGGCGTCCGACGCGCTGGCCAACCTGGCGTCGGGCGGGGTGACAGGCGGCGCGCTCATCATCGTGGGTGAGGACTATGGTGAAGGCTCGTCCATCATGCAGGAGCGCAGCCACGCCTTTGCCATGAAGTCGCAGATCTGGCTGCTCGACCCCCGGCCCAACCTGCCGTCGATCGTGAAGGCGGTGAAGGACGGCTTTGCCCTGTCGGAAGCCAGCCACACGCCGGTGATGCTGCAGTTACGCATCCGCGCCTGCCACGTGCACGGGCAGTTCGTGGCCAGCGACAACCAGCGCTCCCCGTTCACGCTGCAAGAAGCGCTGGACCAGCCGCGCCGCGACGTCAGCCGCATCGTGCTGCCGCCCGCCAGCTTTCAACACGAGCAGGAAAAGATCGCCGACCGTTGGCCCGCGGCGGTGCGCTTCATCGCCGAGCATCAGCTGAATGAATTTTTCTCTGAGCACGCCGACGACATCGGCATCATCGTGCAGGGCGGCAGCTACAACACGCTGCTGCGCGTGCTGGAGCGCCTGGGCCTGGCCGACATCTATGGCGAGAGCCAGGTACCGCTCTACGTCATGAACGTGGCCTATCCCGTGGTCGACGAGGAAGTGGTGCGCTTTTGTGAAGGCAAGCGCGCCGTGCTGATGGTCGAAGAAGGGCAGCCCAACTTCATCGAGCAGAACGTGGCCGCGATCCTGCGCCAGCAGGGTTCGACCACCGCGCTGCATGGCAAAGACGTATTGCCGAAGGCGGGCGAATACACGGCGGCGCAGGTCATGCGCGGCGTGCGGGCCTTTCTGGCACGCGTCGGCCGCAGCGCGCCTGTGGACTACCGGCTGCCCGAGCGGCAGATTCCGGTGCAGGCCGCATCCGCATTGCCCGCGGCCCCGGTGCATGCAAGGCCGCCTGGCTTTTGCACCGGCTGCCCCGAGCGCCCCATCTTCACCGCCATGAAGCTGGTCGAGCGCGAACTGGGTGAACATCACGTCAGTGCCGACATCGGCTGTCACCTGTTCTCCATCCTGCCGCCGTTCAACCTGGGCAACACCACCATGGGCTACGGCCTGGGCGCGGCCGGCGCGGCGGCACTCACCGTGCCGGCCGGCAAGCGCGCCATCAGCGTCATGGGCGACGGCGGCTTCTGGCACAACGGGCTGACCAGCGGCATTGCCAATGCGGTGTTCAACCGCAGCGACAACCTGACCATCGTGGTCGACAACAGCTACACCTCGGCCACAGGCGGGCAGGACATCCTGTCGTCCGCCGCCGCGAACCCCACGCGCAGCACGGGCCACGCCATTGAGGCGGCAGTGCGCGGTGTCGGCGTGACCTGGGTGCGCACACTGCGCCGCACCTACGATCTGGGCGGCATGGTCAAGGCGCTGCGCGAGGCGCTGACCACGCCGCAGACCGGCCCCAAGGTGCTGATCGCGCAGAGCGAGTGCATGCTCAACAAGCAGCGCCGCGAAAAGCCGTTGAAGGCCAAGGCCGCCGCCGCGGGCGAGCGCGTGGTGCGCGAGCGCTTCGGTGTCGACGCTGATGTGTGCACCGGCGATCATTCCTGCATCCGCCTGTCGGGTTGCCCCTCGCTGTCGATCAAGCCCAACCCCGATCCGCTGCGCACCGACCCGGTCGCCACCGTGCTCGATTCCTGCGTCGGCTGCGGCCTGTGCGGCGAGGTGGCGCACGCTGCGGTGCTGTGCCCGTCGTTCTACCAGACGCGCATCATCAGCAACCCCAGCCGCTGGGAGCGCTGGCGCGCCCGCCTCAGCGCGGCGGTGATTGCGCGCTTGCAGCGCCGCGCCGAACGACGGCGCGCGCGGCTGGCCTGGCCCGAGGTGGCGCCATGA
- a CDS encoding indolepyruvate oxidoreductase subunit beta family protein: MSAQPIKIAILAMGGEGGGVLADWIVDLAEQNGHIAQTTSVPGVAQRTGATIYYLELYPRAAADADGRAPVLAMMPLPGDVDVVLASEAMEAARAVERGLVTPERTTLIASTHRVYAIGEKMAMGDARVDSAALIEQSRRAARRLVVFDMARTAEQAGSVISAVLFGALAGAQALPFEPQAFEATIERGDVAVAASLRAFRAGLASANGQNDSITEPARASGPRTESSPGQTDPGVAALVARVQQFPADARSLVTEGVRRLVDYQDVAYAALYLDRLQSLAFVPSVQVEAARHLALWMSYEDTIRVADLKTRSARLARVHDESRRTAGQLVQVQEFLKPGMQEICDTLPPSLARWVEGSGALRRLIERVTQDGSVVRTSSLTGFLLLYGLAGLRRWRRGTRRFQLENQRIEQWLAQAVNAARIDAPLAIEILRCQRLLKGYGGTHERGWHNFNAVLSAALEQPTAAAHTLRNLRDAALADEGGVALGAALSGLKPAL, from the coding sequence ATGAGCGCGCAGCCGATCAAGATCGCCATCCTGGCCATGGGCGGCGAAGGTGGTGGCGTGCTGGCCGACTGGATTGTCGACCTGGCTGAGCAGAATGGCCATATTGCGCAGACGACCTCGGTGCCCGGCGTGGCGCAGCGCACGGGCGCGACCATCTACTACCTGGAGCTGTACCCGCGCGCCGCCGCCGACGCGGACGGGCGCGCGCCGGTGCTGGCCATGATGCCCTTGCCGGGCGACGTGGATGTGGTGCTGGCGTCCGAGGCCATGGAGGCTGCGCGCGCGGTCGAGCGCGGCCTGGTGACGCCCGAGCGCACCACACTGATTGCTTCCACCCACCGTGTCTACGCCATTGGCGAGAAGATGGCCATGGGAGACGCGCGCGTGGACAGCGCGGCGCTAATCGAGCAGAGCCGCCGCGCGGCCCGACGGCTGGTGGTGTTCGACATGGCGCGCACTGCAGAACAGGCGGGCAGCGTGATCAGCGCCGTGCTGTTCGGCGCGCTGGCCGGTGCGCAGGCGTTGCCGTTCGAGCCGCAGGCGTTCGAAGCGACTATCGAACGCGGCGATGTCGCGGTTGCTGCAAGTTTGAGAGCGTTCCGCGCAGGTCTGGCAAGCGCCAACGGCCAGAATGATTCGATAACAGAGCCTGCGCGCGCCAGCGGCCCGCGCACGGAGTCATCGCCCGGGCAAACCGATCCGGGCGTGGCGGCGCTGGTCGCACGCGTGCAGCAATTTCCCGCCGATGCCCGCTCACTCGTCACCGAGGGCGTGCGCAGGCTGGTCGATTACCAGGACGTGGCATATGCCGCGCTCTATCTGGATCGCCTGCAGTCACTGGCATTCGTCCCGTCGGTTCAGGTCGAGGCCGCGCGTCATCTGGCGTTGTGGATGTCCTACGAAGATACCATTCGCGTCGCCGATCTCAAGACCCGCTCCGCGCGGCTGGCGCGCGTGCATGATGAGTCGCGGCGCACGGCCGGGCAACTGGTGCAGGTGCAGGAATTCCTCAAGCCCGGCATGCAGGAAATCTGCGACACCTTGCCGCCGTCGCTGGCGCGCTGGGTCGAGGGGAGCGGGGCGCTGCGTCGCTTGATCGAGCGCGTCACCCAGGATGGCAGTGTCGTGCGGACCAGCTCGCTGACGGGTTTTCTGCTGCTCTACGGGCTGGCCGGCTTGAGGCGCTGGCGGCGCGGCACGCGTCGCTTTCAGCTGGAAAACCAGCGCATCGAGCAGTGGTTGGCACAGGCTGTGAACGCGGCGCGCATCGATGCGCCGCTGGCCATCGAAATCCTGCGCTGCCAGCGGCTGCTGAAAGGTTATGGCGGCACGCATGAACGCGGCTGGCACAATTTCAACGCCGTATTGAGCGCTGCGCTCGAACAGCCCACCGCGGCGGCGCACACGCTGCGAAACTTGCGCGACGCTGCCCTGGCCGACGAAGGGGGCGTAGCGCTTGGCGCGGCGCTTTCGGGCCTGAAACCCGCTTTATGA
- a CDS encoding PDR/VanB family oxidoreductase: protein MDQLALVVTRIRSLNPWVRELVLRAADGATLPGFTAGAHIRVQVEAAGASDWRDYSLIDTKDGEDGSPSSYRIAVRRDDTGRGGSRYMHEQVQEGDVVQVQTPKNDFPLHDHAGAAVLLAGGIGVTPLVSMAARLRAQARPLRMHYAVRDTESLAYQDELSALLGDDLQMHVDQHAGGPLDVAAILSRCAAHEQVYVCGPKPMLDAVLARAAQLGWPPERVHFELFAPPVVQQGDQVFEVELAQSGQRFEVPTDRSILDVLIDAGCDPMFDCKRGECGVCALPVIEGEVDHRDYVLTASERAAGNVMQICVSRAKGRRLVLDL from the coding sequence ATGGATCAGCTTGCCCTGGTGGTGACCCGCATTCGCAGCCTGAACCCCTGGGTGCGTGAACTGGTCTTGCGTGCCGCCGATGGCGCCACGCTGCCCGGCTTTACCGCCGGTGCGCACATTCGCGTGCAGGTCGAGGCTGCGGGTGCCTCCGACTGGCGCGACTATTCGCTCATCGACACCAAGGACGGGGAAGACGGCTCACCGAGCAGCTACCGCATCGCTGTGCGGCGAGACGACACCGGGCGCGGCGGCTCTCGCTACATGCACGAGCAGGTGCAAGAGGGTGATGTGGTTCAGGTGCAGACACCCAAGAACGACTTTCCCCTGCACGACCATGCGGGCGCTGCCGTCCTGCTGGCGGGCGGCATTGGCGTGACACCGCTGGTCAGCATGGCGGCGCGGCTGCGCGCCCAAGCGCGGCCGCTGCGCATGCATTACGCCGTGCGCGACACGGAGTCGCTGGCGTACCAGGACGAGTTGTCGGCGCTGCTGGGCGACGATCTGCAGATGCATGTCGATCAGCACGCGGGCGGGCCACTGGATGTGGCGGCGATCTTGTCGCGTTGCGCGGCGCACGAGCAGGTTTACGTGTGCGGTCCCAAGCCGATGCTCGACGCCGTATTGGCGCGCGCTGCACAACTCGGCTGGCCACCCGAGCGCGTGCATTTCGAGCTGTTCGCACCGCCCGTGGTCCAACAAGGCGACCAGGTGTTCGAGGTCGAGCTGGCGCAAAGCGGCCAGCGGTTCGAGGTGCCGACCGACCGGTCGATTCTGGACGTGTTGATCGATGCCGGGTGCGACCCGATGTTCGACTGCAAGCGCGGCGAGTGTGGCGTGTGCGCGTTGCCGGTGATCGAGGGCGAGGTCGATCATCGCGACTACGTGCTGACGGCCAGCGAGCGCGCCGCCGGCAACGTGATGCAGATCTGCGTATCGCGGGCCAAGGGCCGGCGACTGGTGCTCGACCTTTGA
- a CDS encoding aromatic ring-hydroxylating dioxygenase subunit alpha, producing MNKYRDNPEAIQALVRPGEVHKDLYIDPELFDLEMEQLFANTWVYVGHASQVPQPGDYFTTTVGTEPVVMVRHTDRSVRVLVNRCPHKGVQVAGGTCGNTGKFFRCPYHAWTFKTDGSLLSLPLRKGYENTGFEDCEASKGMAAAGAVHVYRDFVFCRLAPQGISFEDFFGASLSTIDNMVDRSPEGRLEVAGGVLRYMHPCNWKMLVDNQTDTCHPMVAHESSAGTAVAVWSRAPEGTPKPMAVEQFAPFMSPYEFFEKMGIRVWDNGHGHTGVADSIHAAYSPVPGYWEQMVAAYGEERAQAILGDVRHNTVYFPNIMVKGPIQTLRVFKPVAVDRTLVESWTFRLVGAPDLLLERTCMYNRLINAPTSVVGHDDLEMYERAQQALKARGRDWINVARLLEPGEPDTPEAVVNGTSERQMRNQFQAWARFMTAGVHT from the coding sequence ATGAACAAGTACCGAGACAACCCCGAAGCCATCCAGGCGCTGGTGCGCCCTGGCGAGGTGCACAAGGACCTGTACATCGACCCTGAGTTGTTCGATCTGGAGATGGAGCAGCTGTTCGCCAACACATGGGTCTATGTGGGCCACGCCAGCCAGGTGCCGCAGCCGGGCGACTATTTCACCACCACCGTGGGCACCGAGCCGGTGGTGATGGTGCGCCATACCGACCGCAGCGTGCGCGTGCTGGTCAACCGCTGTCCGCACAAGGGTGTGCAGGTGGCGGGCGGCACCTGCGGCAACACCGGCAAGTTCTTTCGTTGCCCGTATCACGCATGGACGTTCAAGACCGATGGGTCCTTGCTTTCACTGCCGCTGCGCAAGGGCTACGAGAACACGGGCTTCGAGGACTGTGAGGCCAGCAAAGGCATGGCAGCTGCAGGCGCTGTGCATGTATATCGCGACTTCGTGTTCTGCCGACTGGCCCCGCAGGGTATTTCGTTCGAGGACTTCTTTGGCGCGTCGCTGTCCACCATCGACAACATGGTCGACCGCTCACCCGAAGGCCGGCTGGAAGTGGCGGGCGGGGTGCTGCGCTACATGCACCCCTGCAACTGGAAGATGCTGGTCGACAACCAGACCGACACCTGCCATCCCATGGTGGCGCACGAGTCGTCGGCCGGCACGGCGGTAGCGGTATGGAGCCGCGCGCCCGAAGGCACGCCCAAGCCCATGGCGGTGGAGCAGTTCGCGCCGTTTATGAGCCCGTACGAATTCTTCGAGAAGATGGGCATCCGCGTGTGGGACAACGGGCACGGCCACACCGGCGTGGCCGACTCGATCCACGCCGCTTATTCGCCGGTGCCAGGCTATTGGGAGCAAATGGTGGCTGCCTATGGCGAAGAGCGCGCCCAGGCCATCCTGGGCGACGTGCGGCACAACACGGTGTACTTTCCCAACATCATGGTCAAGGGGCCGATCCAGACGCTGCGGGTGTTTAAGCCGGTCGCGGTGGACCGCACGCTGGTCGAATCGTGGACGTTCCGGCTGGTGGGCGCGCCCGACCTGCTGCTGGAGCGCACCTGCATGTACAACCGGCTCATCAACGCGCCCACGTCGGTGGTGGGCCACGACGACCTGGAGATGTACGAACGTGCCCAGCAGGCTCTCAAGGCCCGCGGACGAGATTGGATCAACGTGGCGCGGCTGCTGGAGCCGGGTGAGCCCGACACGCCCGAGGCGGTGGTCAACGGCACCAGCGAGCGCCAGATGCGCAATCAGTTTCAGGCCTGGGCGCGTTTCATGACGGCGGGGGTACACACATGA
- a CDS encoding aromatic-ring-hydroxylating dioxygenase subunit beta, producing MLDSTLVIERELVQFVYREASLLDQARYTEWLDLFADDGRYWMPLSHGQTDVKLHTSLMLEDKLLLGIRIERLAGARTYSQQPPSRCHHLLQQPEVLSRDDAAGRYQLRTSFHYVETRKDDQFLLAGWATHDLVRVEGALRIALKRVDLINCDAAFGNICLFP from the coding sequence ATGTTGGATTCGACCCTGGTCATCGAGCGCGAACTGGTGCAGTTTGTTTACCGCGAAGCGAGCCTGCTCGATCAGGCGCGCTACACCGAATGGCTTGACCTGTTTGCCGACGACGGCAGGTACTGGATGCCACTGTCTCACGGCCAGACGGACGTCAAGCTGCACACCTCGCTCATGTTGGAAGACAAGCTGCTGCTGGGCATCCGCATTGAACGTCTGGCGGGCGCACGCACCTATTCGCAGCAGCCGCCCAGCCGCTGCCACCATTTGCTGCAGCAACCCGAAGTGTTGAGCCGCGACGATGCCGCGGGCCGCTACCAGTTGCGCACGTCGTTCCACTACGTCGAGACGCGCAAGGACGACCAGTTTCTGCTCGCCGGCTGGGCCACGCACGATCTGGTGCGCGTGGAAGGGGCTCTGCGCATCGCGCTCAAGCGCGTTGACCTGATCAACTGCGACGCGGCATTTGGCAACATCTGCCTGTTTCCATGA